The Alphaproteobacteria bacterium SS10 genome includes a region encoding these proteins:
- a CDS encoding YbjN domain-containing protein, whose amino-acid sequence MAKTKAKTLYSQQKFTLAVALGLAVLASPATASAQQVYEKIGGEQLAALMQDWGYRAELGIDEYGDPLIETSAAGTGFEVVFYDCAGEPAQCDSIMLTSGFDFQEGINPAVTNEWNLKHRFTRAYNDEEGDPIIELDYSLVGGVTAGNMKELFELWESRLGDFTDHIDW is encoded by the coding sequence ATGGCCAAAACGAAAGCAAAAACGCTGTATTCCCAACAAAAATTCACACTCGCCGTCGCTCTCGGCCTGGCTGTTCTGGCCAGCCCCGCAACGGCATCGGCACAACAGGTCTATGAAAAAATTGGCGGCGAACAACTCGCCGCACTGATGCAAGACTGGGGCTATCGGGCTGAGCTTGGCATCGATGAATATGGCGACCCGCTGATTGAAACCTCTGCCGCAGGTACCGGTTTTGAGGTGGTTTTCTATGACTGCGCAGGTGAGCCAGCCCAATGCGACAGCATCATGCTGACCTCTGGTTTTGATTTCCAAGAGGGCATCAACCCAGCTGTCACCAATGAATGGAACCTCAAGCACCGGTTTACCCGCGCCTATAATGATGAGGAAGGTGACCCAATTATTGAGCTCGATTACTCCCTCGTCGGCGGTGTCACCGCCGGCAATATGAAGGAACTGTTCGAGCTTTGGGAAAGCCGCCTTGGCGACTTCACCGATCATATCGACTGGTAA
- the phaR gene encoding polyhydroxyalkanoate synthesis repressor PhaR, with translation MNAKATKDDAPITIKKYANRRLYNTATSSYVTLDHLSKMVKAGEDFVVYDAKSGDDITRSVLTQIIVEEESKGENLLPTSFLRQLIGMYGENMQMLVPHYLEQAMQSFAKNQEQMGEMFRDSMGGMGGMFGLKQMEELNKQNRAMFEQAMRMFSPTGMDDAGDKPAAKAGGGEDLDELNRKIDELQQQLKTMTGK, from the coding sequence ATGAACGCCAAAGCGACCAAAGACGACGCGCCGATCACGATTAAGAAGTACGCGAACCGGCGGCTCTACAACACGGCGACCAGCTCCTATGTAACCCTCGACCACCTCTCCAAGATGGTAAAGGCTGGCGAAGACTTCGTGGTTTATGACGCGAAAAGCGGCGATGACATCACGCGCTCTGTCCTCACCCAGATCATCGTTGAGGAAGAGTCCAAGGGTGAAAACCTGCTGCCGACCAGCTTCCTCCGCCAACTCATCGGCATGTATGGCGAGAACATGCAGATGCTCGTCCCCCACTATCTTGAGCAAGCGATGCAGAGCTTTGCCAAGAACCAGGAGCAGATGGGCGAGATGTTCCGCGACAGCATGGGTGGCATGGGCGGTATGTTCGGCCTGAAGCAGATGGAAGAGCTGAACAAACAAAACCGCGCGATGTTTGAGCAGGCCATGCGCATGTTCAGCCCAACCGGCATGGATGATGCTGGGGACAAGCCAGCCGCCAAAGCTGGCGGCGGTGAAGATCTCGATGAGCTTAATCGCAAGATCGATGAGCTACAGCAGCAACTTAAAACCATGACCGGCAAGTAA
- a CDS encoding EAL domain-containing protein, protein MSDAGPGASDDGQEPLILDAFTALTSAGDIAYFWEVSSDRLVWSPGGENLLGWTRGVNEGSGKELESRINAEDRPLRIKALHRAIAHRDTYDCEYRIRHERGYFVSVHDRGTPTVDTDGNLISLAGVLRRVDERHAYQAQLEQLASYDELTGLLNRRHVMEVLNQSLVNSLRYGLTGGYVSIGIDKLAVINEVYGYEAADQVLMQVGKRLAQIEGAGLHVARMGGDVFGIVMTRSDDGKLQAVADQALKLMRDAPIDIPEHEPFTATCSIGGVIFPDQGGSPQEVINMAESAMQEAKRAGRDAYRRYQLNEEQRAAQRYSLAMAETVKNALTKRQASLAYQPVVTTDGHEVVFYEALLRIPDGRGNWLTAGQIMPAIERLGLGRSVDRYAIDQAIRVLEAHPEVSLSINVSSLTVADRAWTRSVAVDLQDLPDVAKRLIIEITETVAIEDLVEAQRFIGSMRDLGCRVALDDFGAGYTSFGQLRALTIDLLKIDGSFIQGLSENQDNRLFVQTLLHLAAGLGVPTVAEFVETKAEEDVLASAGVDYLQGYGIGEPSMTPDFLKDSPVKRTAG, encoded by the coding sequence GTGAGTGACGCTGGGCCTGGGGCGTCGGATGATGGCCAAGAGCCATTGATCCTTGATGCCTTCACCGCGCTTACCTCAGCTGGTGACATTGCCTATTTCTGGGAGGTGTCCAGCGACCGGCTGGTGTGGAGCCCTGGTGGTGAGAACCTTTTGGGTTGGACCCGTGGGGTGAATGAAGGGTCTGGTAAAGAGCTAGAATCCCGTATTAATGCAGAGGATCGGCCGCTGCGCATCAAGGCGCTGCATCGTGCCATTGCCCACCGGGATACCTATGACTGTGAATACCGCATCCGGCATGAGCGGGGATATTTCGTCTCCGTCCATGATCGCGGCACGCCCACCGTGGATACCGATGGCAACCTGATCTCACTTGCTGGTGTCCTGCGCCGCGTTGATGAGCGTCATGCCTATCAGGCGCAGTTAGAACAGCTGGCGAGCTATGATGAGCTCACCGGCCTACTCAACCGTCGCCATGTGATGGAGGTATTGAACCAATCACTGGTGAACAGCCTCCGTTATGGCCTCACAGGTGGTTACGTCAGCATCGGCATCGATAAGTTGGCCGTGATTAACGAGGTCTATGGCTATGAAGCCGCCGACCAGGTCCTAATGCAGGTTGGTAAGCGCCTCGCCCAGATTGAGGGCGCTGGCCTTCATGTGGCGCGCATGGGTGGTGATGTCTTTGGCATCGTGATGACCCGTAGTGATGATGGAAAGTTACAGGCCGTCGCGGATCAGGCGCTGAAGCTGATGCGGGATGCCCCAATTGATATCCCGGAGCATGAGCCATTTACGGCAACCTGCTCAATCGGTGGCGTGATCTTCCCAGATCAGGGGGGCTCGCCCCAAGAAGTGATCAACATGGCAGAGAGTGCCATGCAGGAAGCCAAGCGCGCGGGGCGAGATGCCTATCGCCGCTATCAGCTGAATGAGGAGCAGCGCGCTGCCCAACGTTACAGCCTCGCCATGGCTGAGACGGTGAAGAACGCGTTGACCAAGCGGCAGGCCAGCCTGGCCTATCAGCCCGTTGTCACCACCGATGGGCACGAGGTGGTGTTCTACGAGGCGCTGTTGCGTATCCCTGATGGTCGCGGCAATTGGCTGACCGCCGGCCAGATCATGCCGGCGATTGAGCGTCTGGGTCTTGGCCGCTCCGTTGATCGCTACGCCATTGATCAGGCGATCCGTGTGCTAGAGGCGCATCCAGAGGTCTCGCTCTCGATCAATGTGTCCAGCCTTACGGTCGCTGACCGTGCCTGGACCCGTAGTGTGGCGGTCGATCTTCAGGATCTGCCGGATGTGGCCAAGCGGTTGATCATCGAAATCACGGAAACCGTTGCCATTGAGGATTTGGTGGAGGCCCAGCGCTTCATCGGCTCCATGCGCGATCTTGGATGCCGGGTGGCGCTTGATGACTTTGGTGCTGGTTACACATCCTTTGGACAGCTGCGTGCCCTAACCATCGATCTATTGAAAATCGATGGCTCGTTTATCCAGGGGTTGAGTGAGAACCAGGATAACCGCCTCTTTGTACAGACGCTGCTGCATCTGGCGGCTGGCCTCGGCGTGCCAACGGTGGCTGAGTTCGTCGAAACCAAGGCGGAGGAGGATGTGCTCGCCTCCGCTGGTGTCGATTATCTGCAGGGATATGGTATCGGGGAGCCCAGCATGACGCCAGACTTCCTCAAAGACTCTCCAGTTAAGCGGACCGCCGGTTAA
- a CDS encoding ABC transporter ATP-binding protein/permease has product MTDVSSTGADDGAKPATAPSQDGALEAEKLTITKDRGGLNAVLSFLPYLWPKEQLGLRIRVVAAMVALVLAKMFSVYTPVLFADAVDVLTGVDEAVAANPVIGIPVLLILAYGLARVLSLAFNELRDALFARVAQRGMRRFGLQVFGHLHSLSLRFHLERQTGGLSRAIDRGTRSIEEMLQFALFSIIPTILELLLVAIILWSMFDLTFAVVTIATVGGYMYFTIKVTEWRLKYRREMNESEEKANTRAIDSLINFETVKYFGNERHEHLRYDVALQKYEEAAVRSQLSLSALNVGQAIIISVGISILLYLSAQAIISGEMTVGGFVLVHTYLLQLYQPLSFFGFVYRAIRQAVIDLEKMFGLLDEPAEVTDKLDAVEMPNKPPVVRFENVEFGYDERRPILKGITFEVPAGNKVALVGPSGAGKSTIARLLFRFYDVTGGAVTVDGTDLRDISQTSLRSGIGIVPQDTVLFNDTIRYNLDYGRPGATDDDIAHAAQVAQIDGFIEALPDGYETMVGERGLKLSGGEKQRVAIARSVLKDPAIMIFDEATSALDTATERAIQSNLVAVSEGRTTLVIAHRLSTVVDSDEILVLVDGRIEERGTHDQLLALGGTYAAMWQQQQQAEETERGVSAEARQLGELRGDDEE; this is encoded by the coding sequence ATGACTGATGTATCCAGCACCGGCGCCGATGATGGCGCCAAGCCAGCCACCGCCCCCTCGCAAGATGGCGCCCTAGAGGCCGAGAAACTAACGATCACGAAAGATCGTGGTGGGCTGAATGCTGTCCTGTCGTTTCTGCCGTATCTTTGGCCGAAGGAGCAGCTGGGCCTGCGCATACGCGTGGTGGCCGCCATGGTGGCCCTGGTGCTGGCCAAGATGTTCAGTGTCTACACCCCGGTCTTGTTCGCCGATGCGGTGGATGTCCTCACCGGTGTTGATGAGGCTGTTGCCGCCAACCCGGTGATAGGGATCCCGGTATTGCTAATCCTCGCCTACGGTCTCGCCCGGGTGTTGAGCCTGGCATTCAATGAGCTGCGCGATGCGCTATTCGCCCGGGTGGCACAGCGTGGCATGCGTCGTTTCGGTCTCCAGGTTTTTGGCCATCTGCACAGCCTATCCTTGCGCTTCCATCTGGAGCGTCAGACCGGTGGCCTTAGCCGTGCGATTGATCGCGGCACGCGTTCGATTGAGGAGATGCTGCAATTCGCCCTGTTCAGCATCATCCCAACCATTCTTGAGCTGCTGCTCGTCGCGATCATCCTGTGGAGCATGTTCGACCTGACCTTCGCGGTGGTCACTATCGCCACGGTCGGCGGCTACATGTACTTCACGATCAAGGTCACCGAATGGCGCCTCAAATATCGGCGGGAGATGAATGAGAGTGAGGAGAAGGCCAATACCCGCGCCATCGACAGCCTGATCAATTTCGAGACCGTCAAATATTTCGGGAATGAGCGACACGAGCATCTTCGCTACGACGTCGCGCTCCAAAAGTATGAGGAGGCGGCGGTCCGCTCCCAGCTATCGCTGTCTGCCCTCAACGTTGGTCAGGCGATCATCATCTCAGTTGGTATTTCGATCCTGCTCTATCTCTCCGCCCAGGCGATTATCAGCGGTGAGATGACGGTGGGCGGCTTCGTCCTGGTTCACACCTATCTGCTGCAGCTCTACCAACCCCTAAGCTTCTTTGGCTTTGTCTACCGTGCCATCCGGCAGGCGGTGATTGACCTTGAGAAGATGTTTGGCCTGCTCGATGAGCCTGCGGAAGTTACCGATAAGCTTGATGCCGTAGAGATGCCTAACAAGCCGCCGGTGGTACGGTTTGAGAATGTTGAGTTTGGCTATGACGAGCGTCGGCCAATCCTGAAGGGCATTACGTTTGAAGTGCCTGCCGGGAACAAGGTTGCGCTGGTCGGCCCTAGCGGTGCGGGTAAGTCGACCATCGCCCGGCTGCTGTTCCGCTTCTATGACGTAACGGGCGGGGCGGTGACTGTTGATGGTACCGATTTACGCGATATCAGTCAGACCAGCCTCAGGTCCGGTATCGGCATCGTGCCCCAGGATACCGTGCTGTTTAACGACACCATCCGCTACAACCTTGATTATGGCCGCCCCGGCGCAACCGATGACGACATCGCCCATGCAGCGCAGGTGGCCCAGATCGATGGGTTCATCGAGGCACTGCCCGATGGTTATGAGACCATGGTGGGTGAGCGTGGCTTGAAACTCTCTGGCGGTGAGAAGCAACGGGTGGCAATCGCCCGTTCGGTCCTCAAAGACCCGGCGATCATGATCTTTGATGAGGCGACATCCGCCCTCGACACGGCAACCGAGCGTGCGATTCAAAGCAATCTGGTCGCGGTAAGTGAGGGGCGGACCACCCTGGTCATTGCCCACCGCCTCTCTACGGTGGTGGATTCAGACGAGATTTTGGTACTGGTCGATGGCCGAATCGAAGAACGCGGCACCCATGATCAGCTGCTGGCGCTGGGTGGAACCTATGCTGCCATGTGGCAGCAGCAACAACAGGCCGAAGAAACCGAGCGTGGTGTTAGCGCTGAGGCCCGCCAATTAGGCGAATTGCGGGGTGACGACGAGGAGTAG
- the rpmB gene encoding 50S ribosomal protein L28 translates to MSRRCVVTGKGVQTGNNVSHAMNKTRRRWLPNLQTVAVFSDTLQRSFQLKVSTSGLRTLEHKGGLDAFVTGTAITKLDPALRPIKKLVEAAKAAS, encoded by the coding sequence ATGTCCCGTCGTTGTGTTGTGACCGGTAAGGGCGTTCAGACTGGCAATAACGTCAGCCACGCCATGAACAAGACCCGCCGCCGTTGGCTGCCAAACCTGCAGACCGTTGCTGTGTTCAGCGACACCCTGCAGCGTAGCTTCCAACTGAAAGTGTCGACCAGCGGTCTGCGTACCCTTGAGCATAAGGGTGGCCTGGACGCGTTTGTGACCGGCACCGCGATCACCAAGCTGGATCCGGCCCTGCGCCCGATCAAAAAGCTGGTTGAGGCTGCAAAGGCTGCTAGCTAA
- the leuD gene encoding 3-isopropylmalate dehydratase small subunit translates to MDKFTQLTGIAAPMPLINVDTDMIIPKQFLKTIKRTGLGQHLFDEMRFTEDKKEIPEFVLNKRPYREAEILIAGDNFGCGSSREHAPWALLDFGIRCVIAPSFADIFHNNCFKNGILPIALPQEQIDQLMTDAEGDNTCRMTVDLEAEKITRANGDEISFSIDPFRRDCLLKGLDDIGLTLQHESAISKYEDDLNSDRPWLAAAG, encoded by the coding sequence ATGGATAAGTTCACCCAACTCACCGGTATTGCGGCACCGATGCCGCTGATCAATGTCGACACCGACATGATCATTCCAAAACAGTTCCTCAAAACCATTAAGCGGACCGGCCTCGGCCAGCATCTGTTTGATGAGATGCGTTTTACCGAGGACAAAAAGGAAATTCCCGAGTTCGTCCTGAACAAGCGCCCTTACCGTGAAGCTGAGATCCTGATCGCTGGTGACAATTTCGGTTGTGGGTCGAGCCGCGAGCACGCCCCTTGGGCCCTGCTAGATTTCGGTATCCGCTGTGTGATTGCGCCGTCTTTCGCGGACATCTTCCACAACAACTGCTTCAAGAACGGCATCCTGCCAATTGCCCTGCCGCAAGAGCAGATTGACCAGCTTATGACCGATGCCGAGGGGGACAACACCTGCCGCATGACGGTCGATCTGGAAGCGGAGAAGATCACTCGCGCCAATGGGGATGAGATTAGCTTCTCAATCGACCCATTCCGCCGCGACTGCCTGCTGAAAGGCCTCGATGATATCGGCCTTACGCTTCAGCATGAGAGTGCGATCAGCAAGTATGAGGACGATCTCAACAGCGATCGCCCTTGGCTAGCGGCAGCGGGTTAA
- the queA gene encoding tRNA preQ1(34) S-adenosylmethionine ribosyltransferase-isomerase QueA encodes MDISLFDYELPARLIADRPAEPRESARLLDLTTGQPVDRVIADLPDILEPGSVLVVNDTRVLPSRLTGHRIAFDGDGTPGGKIELTLHQLVASGDDTIWRAFARPAKRLKPGDRIQITETFEAVIESRHEGEVTICFHMPFDMLRDQLESCGSMPLPPYIKREDGGDDQDKRDYQTVFAKREGAVAAPTASLHFTPDLLAKLKAKGVETEIVTLHVGAGTFLPVKTEDVTQHQMHEEWGEVTKGAADRLNKAKAEGRPVIAVGTTAMRILETAAGDDGQLQAFAGATDLYVLLGYKFRFVERLMTNFHLPRSTLFMLVSAIAGRKRMQAAYQHGIDQGYRFFSYGDACLLKVMEDQDD; translated from the coding sequence ATGGATATCAGCCTGTTTGATTATGAGCTGCCGGCGCGGCTAATTGCCGACCGCCCTGCAGAGCCACGTGAATCTGCCCGCCTGCTCGATTTGACGACTGGGCAGCCCGTGGACCGGGTCATTGCCGACCTGCCCGATATCCTAGAGCCCGGTAGCGTACTGGTCGTGAATGACACGCGAGTCCTGCCTTCCCGCCTGACCGGCCACCGTATCGCTTTTGATGGCGACGGCACACCGGGCGGTAAGATTGAACTGACACTCCACCAGCTGGTGGCTAGCGGTGACGATACGATCTGGCGTGCCTTTGCCCGCCCTGCTAAGCGCCTAAAGCCAGGTGACCGCATCCAGATTACAGAGACCTTTGAAGCGGTGATCGAGAGCCGTCATGAAGGCGAGGTCACGATCTGCTTCCACATGCCGTTCGACATGCTGCGTGATCAACTTGAGAGCTGCGGGTCCATGCCCCTACCGCCCTATATCAAACGGGAAGATGGGGGCGATGATCAGGATAAGCGGGATTACCAGACGGTCTTTGCCAAGCGTGAGGGCGCTGTTGCCGCCCCCACCGCCAGCCTGCACTTCACGCCCGATCTGCTTGCGAAGCTTAAAGCTAAAGGCGTGGAGACCGAGATTGTCACCCTGCATGTGGGGGCGGGCACCTTCCTGCCGGTGAAGACCGAGGATGTGACCCAGCACCAGATGCATGAGGAATGGGGTGAGGTCACCAAGGGCGCTGCCGACCGCCTGAACAAGGCCAAAGCAGAGGGCCGCCCGGTGATTGCCGTTGGGACCACCGCCATGCGCATCCTGGAAACCGCCGCCGGTGACGATGGCCAGCTGCAAGCCTTTGCCGGCGCAACTGACCTCTATGTCCTGCTTGGTTATAAGTTCCGGTTTGTTGAGCGGTTGATGACCAATTTTCACCTGCCACGCTCAACGCTCTTCATGCTGGTCAGCGCGATTGCCGGCCGCAAGCGCATGCAGGCTGCCTATCAACATGGCATTGATCAGGGCTATCGCTTCTTCTCCTATGGCGATGCCTGCTTACTGAAGGTGATGGAAGATCAAGATGACTGA
- a CDS encoding transcriptional repressor, giving the protein MENLEQKCVEAGLKMTGQRRVILKVLAESTDHPSVETVYERAKRQDQSISIATVYRTLNLLDELNLVQRHDFTEEGHSRFEVNMEHHHHLVDLETGEVIEFQNEEIEHMKVRIAAELGFELLDHRLELYGRKKK; this is encoded by the coding sequence ATGGAAAACTTAGAGCAAAAATGCGTTGAGGCGGGTCTGAAGATGACCGGCCAGCGCCGCGTGATTTTGAAGGTTCTCGCGGAATCCACCGACCATCCATCGGTCGAGACGGTGTATGAGCGGGCCAAACGCCAGGATCAGTCGATCAGCATCGCCACGGTTTATCGCACGCTAAACCTGTTGGATGAGCTGAACCTGGTCCAACGTCATGATTTCACCGAAGAGGGGCATTCCCGGTTTGAGGTGAATATGGAGCACCACCACCACCTGGTCGATCTTGAGACCGGTGAGGTGATTGAATTCCAGAATGAAGAGATTGAGCACATGAAAGTGCGGATTGCGGCCGAGCTGGGCTTTGAGCTGCTCGACCACCGCCTAGAGCTCTATGGCCGTAAGAAGAAGTAA
- the tgt gene encoding tRNA guanosine(34) transglycosylase Tgt translates to MTEAPAFNYELMATDGMARRGRITTAHGVIDTPAFMPVGTAATVKAMQPESVAATGAQILLGNTYHLMLRPTAERVAALGGLNKFMNWPGPILTDSGGFQVMSLSGLRKMTEEGVTFRSHIDGAPYELTPERSIEIQNLLDATITMALDECTPFPATHEEADKSMQLSMRWAERSKNAFENRPGYALYGIVQGSTYADLRQQSAERLIEIGFDGYAIGGLAVGEGQQMMFDTLDVTTPHLPQDRPRYLMGVGKPSDLVGAVKRGVDMFDCVLPSRSGRTGQAFTRRGTVNLRNARHADDHRPLDEQCTCPACRNYSRAYLHHLLKAQEILGLMLLTWHNLHYYQELMADIRQAILEGRFEAFEAAFYEEQAQGDIPAL, encoded by the coding sequence ATGACTGAGGCACCCGCCTTCAATTATGAGCTGATGGCCACCGATGGCATGGCCCGGCGCGGCCGGATCACGACCGCCCATGGGGTGATTGATACCCCCGCCTTTATGCCCGTCGGCACCGCCGCGACGGTGAAGGCGATGCAGCCCGAGAGCGTGGCCGCAACTGGCGCGCAAATCCTGCTCGGCAACACCTATCACCTGATGCTGCGCCCGACAGCAGAGCGGGTGGCAGCCTTGGGTGGCCTGAACAAATTCATGAACTGGCCTGGACCGATCCTCACCGATAGCGGCGGGTTCCAGGTCATGTCGCTCAGCGGTCTGCGCAAGATGACTGAGGAGGGCGTGACCTTCCGCAGCCATATTGATGGCGCGCCCTATGAGCTGACGCCGGAGCGGTCGATTGAGATCCAAAACCTGCTTGATGCCACCATCACCATGGCGCTGGATGAATGCACCCCCTTCCCTGCCACCCATGAGGAAGCGGACAAGTCGATGCAGCTCTCCATGCGCTGGGCAGAGCGGTCGAAGAATGCGTTTGAGAACCGGCCGGGCTATGCGCTCTACGGCATTGTTCAGGGCAGCACCTATGCCGATCTGCGCCAGCAATCGGCGGAACGACTTATCGAGATTGGCTTTGATGGCTACGCCATCGGCGGCCTTGCCGTCGGTGAGGGTCAGCAGATGATGTTCGACACACTCGACGTCACCACCCCGCACCTACCCCAAGACCGCCCACGCTATCTGATGGGTGTTGGTAAGCCGAGCGATCTGGTGGGCGCGGTCAAGCGCGGCGTCGATATGTTTGATTGCGTACTGCCCAGCCGGTCCGGTCGCACGGGCCAAGCCTTTACCCGCCGGGGTACCGTGAACCTCCGTAATGCGCGCCATGCCGATGACCACCGGCCATTGGACGAGCAATGCACCTGCCCGGCCTGCCGGAACTACAGCCGTGCCTATCTCCACCACCTGCTAAAGGCGCAAGAGATCCTCGGCCTGATGCTGCTGACCTGGCACAATCTGCATTACTATCAGGAGTTGATGGCCGATATCCGCCAGGCGATCCTGGAAGGGCGTTTTGAGGCGTTTGAGGCCGCCTTCTATGAAGAGCAAGCCCAGGGCGACATCCCAGCGCTGTAA
- a CDS encoding VUT family protein: MLAKANLKRLIPSVLAMALVVLVANIAVQYPVPDALVGGALPLSDWLTWGAFVFPLAFLVTDLTNRLFGVKAAGKVVLVGFICGVVLSAIFADLRIAAASGTAFLTAQLLGVTVFDRLRQASWWMAPLISSLLGSVVDTALFFSLAFAGTGLPWVTWALGDFAAKLIMAGFALAPFRMISVWAAAKLAPTPTAA, encoded by the coding sequence ATGCTCGCTAAAGCCAATCTGAAACGCCTGATCCCATCGGTCCTAGCCATGGCGCTGGTGGTCCTGGTCGCCAATATCGCTGTCCAGTACCCGGTGCCGGATGCGCTGGTTGGTGGCGCGCTGCCATTATCTGATTGGCTGACCTGGGGCGCCTTTGTGTTTCCCCTCGCTTTTCTGGTCACCGACCTGACCAATCGCCTGTTCGGTGTGAAGGCGGCGGGTAAGGTTGTGCTGGTTGGTTTTATCTGCGGTGTGGTGCTCTCTGCGATCTTTGCCGATCTGCGGATTGCCGCTGCCTCGGGCACGGCCTTTCTGACTGCGCAATTGCTCGGCGTCACCGTCTTTGACCGCCTACGTCAGGCCAGCTGGTGGATGGCACCGCTTATCTCGTCCCTGCTCGGCTCGGTTGTCGATACGGCGCTGTTCTTCAGCCTCGCTTTTGCTGGCACCGGCCTGCCTTGGGTGACTTGGGCACTAGGTGATTTTGCCGCCAAGCTGATCATGGCCGGCTTTGCCCTGGCACCGTTCCGCATGATCTCCGTCTGGGCGGCGGCCAAGCTTGCGCCCACGCCGACGGCAGCGTGA
- the upp gene encoding uracil phosphoribosyltransferase, with translation MSEFRTLTIVNHPLIQHKLTRMRETSCQTGEFRRLLTEISLLMGYEVTRDLPLTSREVTTPLTSFEAPTLAERTLAIVPVLRAGLGMVDGLVDLMPDAVIAHIGLARDEETKKPIEYLIKLPPADIKRCIVVDPMLATGNSAAHAITVLKEQGGFAGDRLCLMTLVAAPEGVEQFSSIHPDVAVFTAGLDDHLNKDAYIVPGLGDAGDRLFGTL, from the coding sequence ATGTCCGAGTTTCGTACCCTCACCATCGTTAATCACCCGCTGATCCAGCATAAGCTGACCCGCATGCGGGAGACGTCTTGCCAGACCGGTGAGTTTCGGCGCCTGCTGACCGAAATCTCGCTGCTGATGGGTTATGAGGTGACGCGCGACCTGCCACTGACCAGCCGTGAGGTAACCACCCCACTCACCAGCTTTGAGGCCCCAACCCTGGCTGAGCGGACGCTGGCCATTGTTCCGGTGCTGCGCGCTGGCCTCGGCATGGTGGACGGTCTGGTTGATTTGATGCCCGACGCTGTGATCGCCCATATCGGCCTTGCCCGGGATGAAGAGACCAAGAAGCCGATTGAATATCTGATCAAGCTGCCGCCGGCGGATATCAAGCGCTGTATCGTGGTTGACCCCATGCTGGCGACCGGCAACTCAGCCGCCCATGCGATTACCGTGCTGAAAGAGCAGGGCGGCTTCGCCGGTGATCGCCTCTGCCTGATGACCCTGGTCGCAGCACCTGAGGGGGTTGAGCAATTCTCATCCATTCATCCGGATGTTGCTGTGTTTACCGCCGGGTTGGATGATCATTTGAACAAGGATGCCTATATTGTACCTGGCCTCGGCGATGCCGGTGACCGGCTCTTCGGCACCCTTTAG